One window from the genome of Eublepharis macularius isolate TG4126 chromosome 15, MPM_Emac_v1.0, whole genome shotgun sequence encodes:
- the DRD5 gene encoding D(1B) dopamine receptor, whose translation MLPSPGGKNATALWQPDGAPTAAPPSWRWEAAEAAPGAAGGGGEAAAAASGSGAARAVAAGSLLSLLVVWTLLGNALVCAAILGCRHLRAKVTNIFLASLAVSDLLVALLVMPWKAAAEVAGYWPFGAFCSVWVAFDIMCSTASILNLCVISLDRYWAISSPFRYERKMTPRVALAMVGLAWALALLVSFLPVQLNWHKGPDATPASLNGSGAAAWHCDSSLNRTYAISSSLISFYIPVAIMLVTYSRIYRIAQGQIRRISSLERAAEHAQSCRSSPRRPCAPPALPLPPPVLKASLRKEARVLKTLAIIMGVFVCCWLPFFVLNCLMPFCPRAPDGAPPPARLPCVSDATFDIFVWFGWANSSLNPIIYAFNADFRKVFFSVLGCGRRCSPTPVETANLSHELLSYHQDALTRPHHLPTAEPIQPSRRISPASLEPTDCELDLSLDAAPPFTPRGLL comes from the coding sequence ATGCTCCCGTCGCCCGGCGGCAAGAACGCGACGGCGCTGTGGCAGCCCGACGGCGCCCCGACGGCGGCTCCCCCTTCGTGGCGCTGGGAGGCGGCGGAGGCGGCTCCGGgggccgcgggcggcggcggcgaggcggcggcggcggcatcgGGCTCCGGGGCGGCGCGGGCGGTGGCGGCGGGCAGCCTGCTGTCGCTGCTGGTGGTGTGGACCCTGCTGGGCAACGCGCTGGTGTGCGCGGCCATCCTGGGCTGCCGCCACCTGCGCGCCAAGGTGACCAACATCTTCTTGGCCTCGTTGGCCGTCTCGGACCTGCTGGTGGCGCTGCTGGTCATGCCCTGGAAGGCGGCGGCCGAGGTGGCGGGCTACTGGCCCTTCGGCGCCTTCTGCAGCGTCTGGGTGGCTTTCGACATCATGTGCTCCACTGCCTCCATCCTCAACCTGTGCGTCATCTCGCTGGACCGCTACTGGGCCATCTCCAGCCCCTTCAGGTACGAGCGCAAGATGACCCCGCGCGTGGCGCTGGCCATGGTGGGCCTGGCCTGGGCGCTGGCCCTCCTAGTCTCCTTCCTCCCCGTCCAGCTCAACTGGCATAAGGGCCCCGACGCCACACCTGCCAGCCTGAACGGCAGCGGCGCAGCGGCCTGGCACTGCGACTCCAGCCTCAACCGCACCTATGCCATCTCCTCCTCGCTGATCAGCTTCTACATCCCGGTAGCCATCATGCTCGTCACCTACAGCCGCATCTACCGCATCGCCCAGGGCCAGATCCGCCGCATCTCATCACTGGAGCGGGCGGCCGAGCACGCCCAGAGCTGCCGGAGCAGCCCCCGCCGGCCCTGTGCTCCGCCAGCCCTGCCCTTGCCACCGCCAGTCCTGAAGGCCTCGCTGCGCAAGGAGGCGCGCGTCCTCAAGACGCTGGCCATCATCATGGGTGTCTTTGTTTGCTGCTGGCTGCCCTTCTTCGTCCTCAACTGCCTGATGCCCTTCTGCCCACGCGCGCCCGATGGTGCCCCACCGCCAGCCCGCCTGCCCTGTGTCAGCGACGCCACCTTCGACATCTTCGTCTGGTTCGGTTGGGCGAACTCCTCGCTCAACCCCATCATCTACGCCTTCAATGCCGACTTCCGCAAAGTCTTCTTTAGTGTCCTGGGCTGCGGCCGCCGCTGCTCCCCAACACCCGTGGAAACAGCCAACCTCAGCCACGAGCTCCTCTCCTACCACCAGGATGCCCTCACGAGGCCCCACCACCTGCCCACTGCCGAACCCATCCAGCCCAGCCGCAGGATAAGCCCTGCCTCGCTGGAGCCCACCGACTGCGAGCTGGACCTCTCGCTTGACGCAGCACCTCCTTTCACCCCCCGCGGGCTGCTCTGA
- the OTOP1 gene encoding proton channel OTOP1, producing the protein MVAERPGGEAAPKGPKSRAKAPDEWELEKAAPEGASQPPSGGGGRPAARASRDYPQKNAEILSSQYGLNLFLAGLVLMFAWAVHAAGLAKSAVLAYLVTLMLLQLVWMAWYVCRRYTQKRLIQDKDTHAGARWLKCGITLFAMITLIMDSFKIGYFVGYSDCLSITEGIFPVTHAVHTLVQVYFLWCYAKDIIQSFKTLERFGVIHSVFTNLLLWTNAVLAESKHQLNEHKERLITLGFGNISIELDDHAPQCNCTTASLCSIFSQGIYYLYPFNIEYHILASTVLYVLWKNIGRNVEHLQHHKIPFRFQGKTLGTILGMMVFATTIAIVVVYLIQIGRTKLKSEIALMMFYLYAIIVLTLMCAAGIVALVIYRLEDRSLDVSKNPARKLDGDLLVGTASGSWLLSWGSILAIICAETHPSYTWYNLPYSILVIIEKYVQNLFIIESIHREHEKSHDDIKTLRILTVSNGSTLSPAPSYKEIYNGINGIHNGDLSYKFNGSVCLPESNGTGSPDEEKSEPCKADAPSASGSSRYRRNFTVNKRRILKNVAAFLFLCNLSLWIPPAFGCRPEYDNGLEEMVFGFEPWIIIVNLAMPFSIFYRMHSAASLFEVSCIT; encoded by the exons GGCGGCCGGCCGGCTGCGCGGGCCTCTCGGGACTACCCGCAGAAGAACGCCGAGATCCTGAGCAGCCAGTACGGCCTGAACCTCTTCCTGGCCGGCCTGGTGCTGATGTTCGCCTGGGCGGTGCACGCCGCCGGCCTGGCCAAGAGCGCCGTCCTCGCCTACCTCGTCACCCTCATGCTCCTGCAGCTCGTCTGGATGGCCTGGTACGTGTGCCGCCGCTACACGCAGAAGAGGCTCATCCAGGACAAGGACACCCACGCCGGCGCCCGCTGGCTCAAGT gTGGGATTACTTTGTTTGCAATGATTACTTTAATTATGGACTCTTTCAAAATTGGATACTTTGTTGGATATTCAGACTGCTTATCGATCACAGAAGGCATTTTCCCAGTAACACACGCCGTGCATACGCTCGTACAG GTGTATTTCTTATGGTGCTACGCAAAGgacattatccaatctttcaaAACGCTGGAGAG GTTTGGAGTGATCCATTCAGTGTTTACGAATTTGCTTCTGTGGACAAATGCAGTCTTAGCAGAATCCAAGCATCAACTTAACGAGCACAAAGAAAGGCTAATTACTCTCGGGTTTGGAAACATATCAATAG AACTAGATGACCATGCGCCACAGTGTAATTGCACCACTGCGTCTCTCTGCTCTATATTTTCACAAGGAATATACTACTTATACCCCTTCAACATAGAGTATCACATCTTAGCATCCACAGTGCTGTATGTGCTCTGGAAGAATATCGGGCGCAACGTCGAACACCTGCAGCATCACAAGATACCATTCAGATTTCAAGGCAAAACCCTTGGCACCATTTTGGGAATGATGGTGTTTGCCACCACAATAGCCATCGTGGTCGTGTATTTGATTCAGATTGGGCGTACAAAGCTAAAGAGTGAAATTGCACTTATGATGTTTTATTTGTATGCGATCATCGTCCTGACCCTCATGTGCGCCGCTGGAATTGTCGCTCTGGTGATTTACAGGCTTGAAGATCGATCACTGGACGTTTCCAAAAACCCAGCCCGAAAACTTGACGGGGACCTTCTGGTTGGAACGGCTTCAGGATCCTGGCTCCTTTCTTGGGGCTCCATCCTGGCAATTATCTGTGCTGAAACCCACCCTTCATACACATGGTACAACCTGCCTTATTCCATACTCGTTATCATTGAGAAATATGTCCAGAATCTTTTTATAATTGAATCCATACATCGTGAGCATGAAAAAAGTCACGACGACATCAAAACGCTTCGAATACTAACTGTGTCCAATGGGAGCACTCTTTCCCCAGCGCCTTCTTACAAAGAGATCTACAACGGGATCAACGGCATTCACAATGGAGATTTATCATACAAGTTCAATGGCAGTGTTTGTCTCCCCGAGAGCAACGGAACTGGCTCGCCGGATGAAGAAAAAAGTGAACCCTGCAAAGCGGATGCCCCTTCCGCTTCTGGTTCCTCACGGTACAGAAGAAACTTCACGGTCAACAAGAGACGAATCCTGAAGAATGTGGCTGCATTTCTGTTCCTGTGTAATCTGTCG CTTTGGATTCCACCAGCTTTTGGCTGCCGTCCCGAATATGACAACGGATTGGAAGAAATGGTTTTTGGATTTGAGCCGTGGATCATCATTGTTAACCTTGCGATGCCCTTTTCCATTTTCTATCGGATGCATTCTGCTGCCTCACTCTTTGAGGTCAGTTGCATAACATGA